In Blastopirellula sediminis, the following proteins share a genomic window:
- a CDS encoding glycine cleavage system protein H, producing MSDDSLVFMMGKFEAKFPTDRQYAKNHTWALPTAQGYRFGFTAYAVRLLQDVYFLEWNVDAPVAVKQSQEIGFIESSKAESDLYAPLAGQLTTFNPALLSDPSQINLDMYGAGWLYEIDGPGDELMSPDQYLTHLESVWEVTQRTIKGQLNE from the coding sequence ATGAGCGACGACTCTCTTGTCTTCATGATGGGGAAGTTCGAGGCCAAGTTTCCGACCGATCGCCAGTACGCCAAAAACCACACGTGGGCCCTGCCCACCGCCCAAGGATACCGCTTCGGCTTTACCGCCTATGCGGTCCGGCTGCTGCAAGACGTATACTTCTTAGAGTGGAACGTCGACGCTCCGGTTGCGGTGAAACAAAGCCAGGAAATCGGCTTCATCGAAAGCAGCAAAGCGGAAAGCGACCTGTACGCTCCGCTGGCCGGACAACTGACCACGTTCAATCCGGCGCTGTTAAGCGACCCGTCGCAGATTAACCTGGATATGTATGGCGCCGGGTGGCTGTACGAAATCGACGGCCCCGGCGACGAGTTAATGTCGCCGGACCAATACCTGACCCACCTTGAATCGGTGTGGGAAGTGACCCAGCGCACGATCAAAGGCCAACTCAACGAGTAA
- a CDS encoding coproporphyrinogen-III oxidase family protein: MATDSVKTEVGSYFISNYPPFSQWSEDAIPDLQQAMASEPRPGVPLGLYLHVPFCRKRCKFCYFRVYTDKNASEVETYVSALVEEIQLVSQLPAMGGRPFRFVYFGGGTPSFLSPKQLKRLEDRLRQSISWDQAEEVTFECEPGTLSETKVKALREMGVTRLSLGIENFSDKILEENGRAHLSKEVYTAWEWIEAAKFPNVNIDLIAGMVGETWDTWRNSVAKTLELSPESVTIYQMELPFNTVYSQDILGNKIETPVADWPQKRAWVSYAFDELAKAGYSQSSAYTMIKDPTKVSFSYRDNLFGGADLLATGVASFGHISGVHYQNKTEWADYTGDLLEKKQLPLKRAYRPTPEQLLIRETILLLKRGYLDVDYFQNKFGVNILDKWQPIWDEYVETGLATVDGGRIELTRDGLLRADGLLPPFFEEKHQGVRYT; this comes from the coding sequence ATGGCCACCGATTCAGTCAAAACCGAAGTCGGCAGCTACTTCATCTCGAACTATCCTCCCTTTTCGCAGTGGAGCGAGGATGCGATTCCCGATCTGCAACAGGCGATGGCCAGCGAGCCTCGTCCTGGGGTGCCGCTCGGTTTGTATCTGCACGTTCCGTTCTGTCGCAAGCGGTGCAAGTTCTGCTATTTCCGCGTCTACACCGATAAGAACGCCTCGGAAGTCGAAACCTACGTTTCGGCCCTGGTCGAAGAGATTCAGCTGGTCAGCCAATTGCCGGCGATGGGGGGACGTCCCTTCCGCTTCGTCTACTTCGGCGGCGGCACGCCTTCGTTCCTCAGCCCGAAACAACTGAAACGACTCGAAGACCGACTGCGCCAAAGCATCAGCTGGGATCAGGCCGAAGAAGTCACCTTCGAGTGCGAACCTGGCACGCTGAGCGAGACGAAGGTTAAAGCGCTCCGCGAGATGGGGGTCACCCGGCTCAGCCTCGGCATCGAGAACTTTTCGGACAAGATCCTGGAAGAAAACGGCCGCGCGCATCTCTCGAAAGAGGTTTACACCGCGTGGGAATGGATCGAGGCCGCCAAGTTCCCCAACGTCAACATCGACCTGATCGCGGGGATGGTCGGCGAGACGTGGGACACGTGGCGCAATAGCGTCGCCAAGACGCTCGAACTGTCGCCCGAAAGCGTCACCATCTACCAGATGGAACTGCCGTTCAACACCGTCTACTCGCAAGACATCCTGGGGAACAAGATCGAAACGCCGGTCGCCGACTGGCCGCAAAAGCGAGCCTGGGTCAGCTACGCCTTCGACGAGTTGGCGAAAGCCGGCTACTCGCAGTCGAGCGCCTACACGATGATCAAAGACCCGACCAAGGTCAGCTTCAGCTACCGCGACAACTTGTTCGGCGGCGCCGACTTGCTCGCGACTGGGGTCGCCAGCTTCGGTCACATCTCAGGCGTTCATTACCAGAACAAAACCGAATGGGCCGACTACACCGGCGACTTGCTCGAAAAGAAGCAGCTGCCGCTGAAGCGGGCCTATCGTCCGACGCCGGAACAGCTGCTGATTCGTGAAACGATCCTGCTGCTGAAGCGCGGCTATTTGGACGTCGACTACTTCCAGAACAAGTTCGGCGTCAACATCCTCGATAAGTGGCAGCCGATCTGGGACGAGTATGTCGAAACCGGACTGGCGACCGTCGACGGCGGTCGGATCGAACTGACCCGCGACGGTCTGCTTCGCGCTGACGGGCTGTTGCCCCCGTTCTTTGAAGAGAAGCACCAGGGAGTTCGCTATACATGA
- a CDS encoding alpha/beta hydrolase family protein, with protein MTDLATRRCFRSQIVVGLCVVLWSLSGPAAVKEQESSVEPNRAGYIPAAGPFDETVTEDILLTDPQRNIDLSVKVRYPVTDQALPVIIFSHGYRYDKNVFGPLSEHWARHGYVVIHPTHIDARSVTNQTGVQAQMDRPATWRSRTADISLLIDSLGVIESKLTKFRGEFSADELGVGGHSFGAYTSMLTGGATVMLPDQEEPASFLDVRIRAILPIAGQGRGQQGLHDHSWDKINIPMMMLTGSEDPGLHAEEPRWRAEGFRLSPPGDKYWGYITGANHFSYDGRSGKEAQNRMSQVVKTASLAFWDAYLRDSEPAKRYLATDQLQRDHPDAVEFFRK; from the coding sequence ATGACTGACCTGGCGACGCGGCGCTGCTTCCGATCGCAAATCGTCGTTGGCCTGTGCGTGGTTCTGTGGAGCCTTTCGGGACCGGCGGCGGTAAAGGAGCAAGAGAGTTCGGTCGAACCGAATCGGGCAGGATATATCCCAGCGGCGGGACCGTTTGACGAAACAGTCACGGAAGATATCTTGCTGACCGACCCGCAGCGAAACATCGATCTGTCGGTCAAGGTGCGTTATCCGGTCACGGATCAGGCTTTGCCTGTCATTATCTTCTCGCACGGCTATCGCTACGACAAAAACGTCTTCGGCCCGTTGAGCGAGCACTGGGCCCGACATGGGTATGTGGTGATTCATCCAACGCATATCGACGCCCGGTCGGTAACCAACCAGACCGGCGTGCAGGCCCAGATGGATCGACCTGCGACTTGGCGGAGCCGAACTGCCGACATTTCTTTGCTGATCGACTCGCTGGGAGTTATCGAATCGAAGCTGACGAAGTTCCGTGGGGAGTTCAGCGCCGACGAGCTAGGCGTTGGCGGACACTCGTTTGGCGCCTACACGTCGATGTTGACCGGCGGCGCCACGGTGATGTTGCCGGACCAGGAAGAGCCGGCCAGCTTTTTGGACGTTCGCATTCGGGCCATCCTGCCGATCGCGGGTCAGGGACGGGGACAACAAGGGTTGCATGACCACTCTTGGGACAAGATCAACATTCCGATGATGATGCTGACCGGATCGGAAGACCCTGGCCTCCATGCAGAAGAGCCGCGCTGGCGTGCGGAGGGATTTCGTCTCAGCCCGCCCGGCGATAAATACTGGGGCTACATCACCGGCGCGAACCACTTTTCCTACGACGGGCGCAGCGGCAAAGAGGCTCAGAATCGAATGAGCCAGGTCGTGAAAACGGCGAGTCTCGCCTTTTGGGACGCTTACCTGCGAGACTCAGAACCGGCGAAACGATATCTCGCCACGGATCAACTTCAACGCGACCATCCGGACGCCGTTGAGTTCTTCCGCAAGTGA
- a CDS encoding GTP-binding protein, whose product MSTDSSPETTEPPQHVDDERYLDALTSVRKTLDRFRGCSDQEKDLLRRDLRQMQEMESKLTTGRVEIVVFGEISTGKSALINALVGQAVTEVDVQGGWTREIWHVAWDGCGYRIPGLGSSEVVLIDTPGINEVGGAHRGEMAQDAARRSDMILFVTDSDLNETEFSALVSLAAVNKPIILVLNKIDLFSPDQRKRLHEVLSQRLDGIVQSENIVETSADPREVEYIVEKADGSSSSQWRKPNPNIEALQLKMLEVLEKDGLALLALNAAMYSADKSDRIASLKLKIRNDRANQHIWGYAVVKATTVAFNPAPIADVIGGGAVDVAMVWHLAHIYGIEMTWANAEKLVKSVVQAAGWVTLGELTTHAIMWSLKAVTLGWGSVLTVLPQGAAAGYGSYVVGQAAKYYFEHGASWGSEGPKSVVQKILNKTDRNSVIQDLKDEILKKLRINQHAGVNE is encoded by the coding sequence ATGTCGACTGACAGTTCCCCCGAAACGACCGAACCGCCGCAGCACGTCGATGACGAGCGCTATCTTGATGCGCTCACCTCGGTGCGGAAAACGCTCGATCGCTTTCGCGGCTGCAGCGATCAAGAGAAAGACTTGCTCCGTCGCGATTTGCGGCAGATGCAAGAGATGGAGTCGAAGCTGACGACCGGCCGAGTCGAGATCGTCGTCTTCGGCGAAATCAGCACCGGCAAGTCGGCGTTGATCAATGCGCTAGTCGGTCAGGCGGTGACCGAAGTCGACGTGCAGGGTGGTTGGACCCGCGAGATCTGGCATGTCGCGTGGGATGGGTGCGGCTATCGCATTCCGGGGCTTGGCAGCAGCGAAGTGGTGCTGATCGACACGCCGGGGATCAACGAAGTCGGTGGCGCCCATCGGGGCGAAATGGCGCAAGACGCCGCCCGGCGGAGCGACATGATCCTCTTCGTGACCGACTCGGACTTGAACGAAACCGAGTTCTCGGCGCTGGTCAGTCTCGCCGCGGTCAACAAACCGATCATCCTGGTGCTGAACAAAATCGATCTCTTTTCGCCGGACCAGCGAAAGCGTTTGCACGAAGTTCTCTCGCAACGTTTGGATGGAATCGTGCAATCGGAGAACATCGTCGAAACGTCGGCCGATCCGCGCGAAGTCGAATACATCGTCGAAAAGGCGGATGGCTCCAGCTCGAGCCAATGGCGGAAGCCGAACCCGAACATCGAAGCGCTGCAGCTGAAGATGCTGGAAGTGCTGGAGAAGGATGGGCTCGCCCTGCTCGCGCTCAACGCGGCGATGTACTCGGCCGACAAGTCGGACCGCATCGCGTCCCTCAAATTGAAGATTCGCAACGATCGGGCCAATCAACACATCTGGGGTTACGCCGTCGTTAAAGCGACGACCGTCGCGTTCAATCCGGCGCCCATCGCCGACGTGATCGGCGGCGGCGCCGTCGATGTGGCGATGGTGTGGCATCTGGCCCATATCTACGGCATCGAGATGACCTGGGCCAACGCCGAAAAGCTGGTCAAGTCGGTCGTGCAAGCGGCCGGCTGGGTGACGCTTGGCGAACTGACGACCCATGCGATCATGTGGAGTCTGAAAGCGGTAACCCTCGGCTGGGGTTCGGTGCTGACCGTCTTGCCGCAAGGCGCCGCGGCCGGTTATGGCTCGTACGTCGTCGGTCAGGCGGCGAAGTACTACTTCGAGCATGGCGCGTCGTGGGGAAGCGAAGGACCGAAGTCGGTCGTTCAAAAGATCCTCAACAAGACCGATCGCAACTCGGTGATTCAAGACTTGAAAGACGAGATTCTGAAAAAGCTGCGAATCAATCAGCACGCCGGCGTCAACGAATAG
- a CDS encoding ATP-binding protein, which translates to MAKKLTVVLSQGQSQNPAKRSLEEDIVARLLFQPGVEVTIIPHLYDLKSDGPGMLCLEGITGNMVILSWMFERAARWTLDRNGIHGKIGTSLLTYEADEDELDELEEEDAADEKQRVADSRPASNRYIYCLDLRVSDKVDDYVAEIERIAAEQTPQVVQLGGLTLDPPKPNGVTPEQQQRHDQPTNDTYVGAPATEPSEPIRIQETSGRRWYPVIDYSRCTNCMECIDFCLFGVYGVDGVDTILVEQPDNCRKGCPACSRVCPENAIIFPQHKTPTIAGSDLVAEGGLKIDLSQLFGKPAEDPNAVDTAIRERDEQLLLAGRDAVGSTVGVPKRQADKPAEDRDELDDLIDAVDELDI; encoded by the coding sequence ATGGCGAAAAAACTGACCGTCGTCCTCAGCCAAGGACAAAGCCAGAATCCGGCCAAACGGAGCCTCGAAGAGGATATCGTCGCCCGTTTGCTGTTTCAGCCTGGCGTTGAAGTGACCATCATTCCGCACCTGTACGACTTGAAGTCGGACGGTCCCGGCATGCTTTGTCTGGAAGGGATCACCGGCAACATGGTGATCCTGTCGTGGATGTTCGAACGCGCGGCTCGTTGGACCCTCGATCGCAATGGGATCCATGGCAAGATCGGCACGTCGCTGCTGACCTACGAAGCGGACGAGGATGAACTCGACGAGTTGGAAGAGGAGGACGCCGCCGACGAAAAGCAGCGGGTCGCCGACTCCCGCCCCGCTTCCAATCGCTACATCTATTGCTTGGACCTCCGCGTCTCCGACAAGGTCGACGACTACGTCGCCGAGATCGAGCGGATCGCCGCCGAACAAACGCCGCAAGTGGTTCAGCTCGGCGGGCTGACGCTCGATCCGCCGAAACCGAACGGTGTGACGCCCGAGCAACAACAGCGCCACGATCAACCGACCAACGACACCTACGTCGGCGCTCCGGCGACCGAACCGAGCGAGCCGATCCGCATTCAAGAGACGAGCGGCCGCCGCTGGTATCCGGTAATCGACTACAGCCGCTGCACCAATTGCATGGAGTGCATCGACTTCTGCTTGTTCGGCGTTTACGGCGTCGACGGAGTCGATACGATCCTGGTTGAACAGCCTGACAACTGCCGCAAAGGTTGCCCCGCGTGCAGTCGCGTCTGTCCCGAAAACGCGATCATCTTCCCGCAGCACAAAACGCCGACGATCGCCGGCAGCGACCTGGTCGCCGAAGGGGGCCTGAAGATCGATCTCTCGCAACTCTTCGGCAAACCGGCCGAAGATCCAAACGCCGTCGATACCGCGATCCGCGAACGCGACGAACAACTTCTGCTGGCCGGCCGCGACGCCGTAGGCTCCACCGTCGGCGTCCCCAAACGCCAAGCCGACAAGCCGGCGGAAGATCGCGACGAACTCGACGATCTGATCGACGCCGTCGATGAGCTCGATATCTAA
- a CDS encoding DUF3592 domain-containing protein: MQSFFAWRHYDPKTLATVFAGVVLTAMFLFITYNCYSQIVLGLRGQQATATCTHYKTKTSRASSGRTTTITYYVRFSTADGKMIESSLGDSSLKLAVNDNVPILYDPQRPTRICRDSFVGVWGYPIFFGALGLVLAWGVWKGAKLREIDRRTARE; encoded by the coding sequence ATGCAAAGCTTCTTCGCTTGGCGGCACTACGATCCGAAAACGCTGGCAACGGTTTTCGCTGGCGTTGTGCTGACCGCGATGTTCTTGTTCATCACGTATAACTGCTACTCCCAGATCGTGTTGGGCTTGCGCGGCCAGCAGGCCACCGCCACTTGTACGCACTACAAAACGAAAACCTCCCGAGCCAGCAGCGGCCGTACAACCACGATCACCTACTACGTTCGTTTTTCGACCGCGGATGGGAAGATGATCGAAAGCAGCCTGGGCGACTCTTCTCTCAAGTTAGCCGTCAACGACAACGTTCCGATCTTGTACGACCCACAACGTCCCACGCGAATCTGTCGCGATTCGTTCGTCGGCGTCTGGGGATATCCAATTTTTTTCGGCGCCCTAGGGCTCGTCCTCGCCTGGGGAGTATGGAAAGGCGCCAAACTGCGAGAGATCGATCGACGAACGGCCCGCGAATAA
- a CDS encoding peroxidase family protein, translating to MLPPPAPIPTSLTDEVRSIDGTGNNVDNPEYGSVGVDFLRVAPADYGDGISSLAGEDRPSAREISNALVAQEPGSAGNERQLSAFVYVWGQFLDHDIDLTETGDSEAANIAIPTGDPYFDPDGSGDDVLHFFRSLFDPATGDSVDNPREQFNEITAFIDGSQVYGSTQEVADSLRTFEGGKLKTSEGDLLPVNEQGAFYAGDVRVNENIQLSSLHTLFVREHNFWADQIAEQNPSLTDEEIYQQARSIVIAEIQSITFNEFLPALLGEGVIPDYAGYDPTINPGITNEFATAAYRMGHSLLNDDIEFFGNDGRAIFEGVTLAEAFFNPALVQEHGIDALLKYAASTQSQEVDTQIVDSVRNFLFGAPGSGGLDLASLNIQRGRDHGIADYNTVREAYGLPRVTSFAEITSDPELQQQLEELYGTVDNIDLWVGALAEDHVAGGSVGETTQAILVDQFTRLRDGDRFWYENIFSPQDVDRIEHTTLSDIIQRNTVIDNLQANVFFMSATVTGTVFAPDGQQGGRQDRPQGQPGVTIQLLNDDGEVVAETITDRRGNYRFDDFLETGDYQVAALLLTPTGPVTQTQDVLISVGGQIVRNVDFGLQPQPKPRPGDGGRPRDSQPAPLTADQPQPPRDQLFANAVLLDPMGDLVDDLAGDINGRNRARAGARS from the coding sequence ATGCTCCCTCCCCCGGCGCCGATTCCGACTTCGCTCACCGACGAAGTCCGCTCGATCGACGGCACCGGCAACAATGTCGACAACCCCGAGTACGGGAGCGTCGGCGTCGATTTCCTCCGCGTCGCCCCGGCCGATTATGGCGACGGAATTTCGTCGCTGGCCGGCGAAGATCGTCCCAGCGCTCGCGAGATCAGCAACGCACTTGTCGCGCAAGAGCCTGGCTCCGCCGGGAACGAGCGGCAACTCTCCGCCTTCGTCTACGTCTGGGGGCAGTTCCTCGACCACGACATCGACCTGACCGAAACCGGCGATTCCGAAGCGGCCAACATCGCCATCCCGACCGGCGATCCCTACTTCGATCCCGACGGCAGCGGCGACGATGTGCTTCACTTCTTCCGCTCGCTGTTTGATCCGGCGACCGGCGACAGCGTCGACAACCCGCGGGAACAGTTCAACGAAATCACCGCCTTCATTGACGGCTCGCAGGTCTATGGTTCGACGCAGGAAGTCGCCGATAGCCTGCGAACGTTTGAAGGGGGCAAACTAAAGACGAGCGAAGGCGACCTGCTGCCGGTCAACGAACAGGGCGCCTTCTACGCAGGGGACGTTCGCGTCAACGAGAACATCCAACTGTCGTCGCTCCACACGTTGTTCGTTCGCGAACACAACTTCTGGGCCGACCAGATCGCCGAGCAAAATCCTTCCCTCACCGACGAAGAAATTTACCAGCAAGCCCGCTCGATCGTGATCGCCGAAATCCAATCGATCACCTTCAACGAGTTCCTCCCTGCCCTGCTTGGCGAAGGGGTCATCCCCGATTACGCCGGCTATGATCCGACCATCAATCCTGGCATCACCAACGAGTTCGCCACCGCCGCTTATCGGATGGGACATAGTCTGCTGAACGACGACATCGAATTCTTCGGCAACGACGGCCGGGCAATCTTTGAAGGAGTGACCTTGGCCGAAGCCTTCTTCAACCCGGCGCTGGTTCAAGAGCACGGCATCGACGCTCTCTTGAAATACGCCGCGTCGACGCAATCGCAGGAAGTCGACACGCAAATCGTCGACAGCGTCCGCAACTTCCTCTTCGGCGCCCCCGGCAGCGGCGGCCTCGACCTCGCTTCGCTCAACATCCAGCGCGGTCGCGATCATGGGATCGCCGACTACAACACGGTTCGCGAAGCGTATGGTTTGCCCCGCGTGACCAGCTTCGCCGAGATCACTTCCGATCCCGAGCTGCAGCAACAATTGGAAGAACTGTACGGCACGGTCGATAATATCGACTTGTGGGTCGGCGCCTTGGCCGAAGATCATGTCGCCGGCGGCAGCGTCGGCGAAACGACCCAGGCGATCCTCGTCGATCAGTTTACCCGACTCCGCGACGGCGATCGCTTCTGGTACGAGAACATCTTCTCGCCGCAGGATGTCGATCGGATTGAGCACACCACTCTGTCCGACATCATTCAGCGCAACACCGTCATCGACAACTTGCAGGCAAACGTCTTCTTCATGTCGGCGACCGTTACCGGCACTGTTTTCGCCCCCGATGGCCAACAAGGTGGACGCCAAGATCGCCCGCAAGGCCAGCCCGGCGTTACGATTCAGTTGCTCAACGATGACGGAGAAGTCGTCGCCGAAACGATCACCGACCGCCGCGGCAACTACCGCTTCGACGATTTCCTGGAGACCGGCGACTACCAGGTCGCCGCACTCCTGCTGACGCCGACCGGTCCGGTGACGCAAACGCAAGACGTGTTGATCTCGGTCGGCGGCCAGATCGTCCGCAACGTCGACTTCGGCCTCCAGCCGCAGCCGAAACCACGTCCCGGCGACGGCGGCCGTCCCCGCGATTCCCAACCGGCTCCGCTAACCGCCGACCAACCGCAGCCGCCACGAGATCAACTCTTCGCCAACGCAGTCCTGCTTGATCCGATGGGGGACCTGGTCGACGACCTGGCCGGCGATATCAACGGCCGCAACCGCGCAAGAGCGGGCGCGAGAAGCTAA
- a CDS encoding YcjF family protein, with translation MKRFPLPNSFWIIVTVVIIGGGLIYLPSVIASYYREAAELGGVAKIAYLVSVIGGATLIVGAGSWVLYRLVRAKRLKSQRKERRAKNPSQLSAEQRRTELSENLASLEDFQAESGDDELADQLAPLREKIELKLDNQRLEIVAFGTISSGKSSLLNALAGRNAFASEIAGGTTVTRNEIPWVGDNRVILVDTPGLGEVDGETRQLIAADAAKTADIVLLVVDGPLRDSEFRLLELLGQMEKRVIICFNKEDLYNDGDRAKLLQQISKQAEEFVRREDIVSVRARATQRNRVRIAVDGSEITEEVTVPVSIEPLANRMMQVVKKDGSDLLLANLLLQSRGLVDQARLKVEQALDRRANQIVTKYMWGVGGASAALSPLPFVDIAAGIAISTKMVVDLAKVYKQDVDIDVAVQLLGQLGKNLLGILGVNIAVPAVASLLKTVPGAGYLAGAALHLVVMALITRWIGNVFMEYFKNEMREPEGGLAGLAQREWSRVTQLNYLRQLVQQARNQYVD, from the coding sequence ATGAAGCGTTTTCCCCTTCCCAACTCGTTCTGGATCATCGTCACCGTGGTGATAATCGGCGGCGGTCTGATCTATTTGCCGTCGGTCATCGCGTCGTACTATCGCGAAGCGGCCGAATTGGGGGGCGTGGCGAAGATCGCGTACCTGGTCAGCGTGATCGGGGGAGCGACCCTGATTGTCGGCGCCGGCAGCTGGGTTCTCTACCGGCTGGTCCGGGCCAAGCGGCTGAAGTCGCAGCGGAAAGAACGCCGCGCGAAAAATCCGAGCCAACTTTCGGCCGAACAGCGCCGCACCGAACTGAGCGAGAACCTGGCGTCTCTTGAAGATTTTCAAGCCGAATCGGGGGACGACGAACTGGCCGATCAGCTTGCTCCCCTGCGCGAGAAGATTGAGCTGAAGCTCGACAATCAGCGGCTCGAGATCGTCGCCTTCGGCACGATCAGCAGCGGCAAGTCGTCGTTGCTCAACGCACTGGCGGGGCGCAATGCGTTCGCCAGCGAAATTGCCGGCGGCACGACGGTCACCCGCAATGAGATTCCCTGGGTTGGCGACAACCGCGTGATTCTGGTCGACACGCCGGGGCTGGGGGAAGTCGACGGCGAAACACGTCAGTTGATCGCGGCCGATGCGGCCAAGACGGCCGACATCGTGCTGTTGGTGGTCGACGGTCCCTTGCGTGACTCCGAGTTTCGTCTGCTGGAGTTGCTCGGGCAGATGGAGAAGCGGGTGATCATCTGCTTCAACAAAGAAGATCTCTACAACGACGGCGATCGGGCGAAGCTCTTGCAGCAGATCTCGAAGCAAGCGGAAGAGTTCGTCCGCCGCGAAGATATTGTCTCGGTCCGGGCCCGCGCCACGCAGCGCAATCGCGTGCGGATCGCCGTCGACGGCAGCGAGATCACCGAAGAAGTGACAGTGCCGGTTTCGATCGAACCGCTCGCCAACCGCATGATGCAGGTGGTCAAAAAGGATGGGAGCGATTTGCTGCTCGCCAACTTGCTGCTGCAATCGCGCGGGCTGGTCGATCAGGCGCGGTTGAAAGTAGAGCAGGCGCTCGATCGTCGGGCGAACCAGATCGTCACCAAGTACATGTGGGGCGTCGGCGGAGCTTCAGCCGCTTTGAGCCCGCTGCCGTTTGTCGACATCGCGGCCGGAATTGCGATTTCCACCAAAATGGTGGTCGACCTGGCGAAGGTTTATAAACAAGACGTCGATATCGACGTGGCGGTGCAACTGCTCGGACAGTTGGGAAAGAACCTGCTCGGCATTTTGGGGGTGAATATCGCCGTGCCGGCGGTCGCGTCGCTGCTGAAGACGGTTCCTGGCGCTGGATATTTGGCCGGCGCCGCGCTCCATTTAGTGGTGATGGCTTTGATCACCCGCTGGATTGGCAACGTCTTTATGGAATACTTCAAGAACGAGATGCGCGAGCCGGAGGGAGGACTTGCCGGCTTGGCCCAACGCGAATGGAGCCGCGTGACGCAACTCAATTACCTGCGCCAATTGGTGCAACAGGCCCGCAATCAATATGTCGACTGA
- a CDS encoding outer membrane protein assembly factor BamB family protein, whose product MPRILSALIIAFCCAPLQADWPLFRGDPVASGVAAHALPDKLELLWKYKVEKGAFEGTPAVVDGVVYIGDLDGAVYALSLADGKELWKKSIDTGFYGSPAYRDGKVYLGDMDGLVYCLDAKTGDILWKFETGAEINGSVNFYQDKLLIGSQDASLYCLTAADGQLVWKYEIADQIRCMPTIVENRGFVAGCDAKLHIVDLDKGTSATDVPIDAPTGSTPAVHGDLVVFGTEGGTLYGIDWKQAQVRWTYEDERGRQAFRASAAVTDKQVIIGGRNKRIAAVDMTNGKQLWTFPSRGRIDSSPVIAGDKVYFGSADGKVYGLKISDGSEAWSYEAGGGFTGGPAISDDKLLIASDDGVVYCFGTKTKE is encoded by the coding sequence ATGCCTCGCATACTCTCTGCGCTGATCATCGCGTTTTGCTGTGCGCCGCTCCAGGCCGATTGGCCCCTTTTTCGGGGAGATCCGGTCGCCAGCGGAGTCGCGGCCCACGCTTTGCCGGACAAGCTCGAGCTCCTCTGGAAGTACAAAGTCGAAAAGGGGGCCTTCGAGGGGACCCCGGCCGTGGTCGACGGCGTCGTCTACATCGGCGACCTGGACGGAGCGGTTTACGCCCTTTCGCTGGCCGATGGCAAAGAGCTCTGGAAGAAGTCGATCGACACCGGCTTCTATGGCAGCCCCGCCTATCGCGACGGCAAGGTCTATCTCGGCGACATGGATGGCCTGGTCTATTGCCTTGACGCCAAGACCGGCGACATCCTCTGGAAGTTTGAAACCGGCGCCGAGATCAACGGCAGCGTCAACTTTTATCAAGACAAACTGCTGATCGGTTCGCAAGACGCATCGCTCTATTGTCTGACCGCGGCCGACGGCCAACTCGTCTGGAAGTACGAGATCGCTGATCAGATTCGCTGCATGCCGACCATCGTCGAGAACCGCGGCTTCGTCGCCGGCTGCGACGCCAAGCTGCACATCGTTGATCTCGACAAAGGGACCAGCGCGACCGACGTTCCGATCGACGCCCCAACCGGCAGCACTCCCGCGGTTCACGGCGACCTGGTCGTCTTCGGGACCGAAGGGGGAACCCTTTACGGGATCGACTGGAAACAAGCCCAGGTTCGCTGGACCTATGAAGACGAACGTGGCCGCCAGGCGTTTCGCGCCAGCGCCGCCGTCACTGACAAGCAAGTGATCATCGGCGGTCGCAACAAGCGAATCGCGGCGGTCGACATGACCAACGGCAAGCAGCTCTGGACGTTTCCTTCGCGGGGACGGATCGACAGCTCTCCGGTCATCGCCGGCGACAAGGTTTACTTCGGCTCGGCCGACGGCAAAGTCTACGGATTGAAAATCAGCGACGGCTCCGAAGCGTGGAGCTACGAGGCAGGCGGCGGCTTTACCGGCGGCCCGGCCATCAGCGACGACAAGTTGCTGATCGCCAGCGACGACGGAGTCGTTTACTGCTTCGGCACGAAAACAAAAGAATAG